Proteins from a single region of Hordeum vulgare subsp. vulgare chromosome 6H, MorexV3_pseudomolecules_assembly, whole genome shotgun sequence:
- the LOC123406003 gene encoding glycerate dehydrogenase, with the protein MAKPISIEVWNPSGKYRVVSTKSMPGTRWIKLLTDNDCRLEICTEKKTILSVDDILALIGDHCHGVIGQLTEDWGEVLFSALKRAGGTAFSNMAVGYNNVDVDAANKNGIAIGNTPGVLTETTAELAASLSVAAARRIVEADQFMRAGLYDGWLPHLFVGNLLKGQTVGVIGAGRIGSAYARMMIEGFKMNLIYFDLYQSTRLEKFVTAYGQFLKANGEQPVTWKRASSMEEVLREADVISLHPVLDKTTYHLINPERLAMMKKEAVLVNASRGPVIDEVALVEHLKANPMFRVGLDVFEDEPYMKPGLAEMKNAVVVPHIASASKWTREGMATLAALNVLGKIKGYPVWGNPNAVEPFLDEEATPPPACPSIVNAKQLGLPSSKL; encoded by the exons ATGGCGAAGCCGATATCGATTGAGGTGTGGAACCCAAGCGGCAAGTACCGCGTGGTGAGCACCAAGTCCATGCCTGGCACCCGCTGGATCAAGCTCCTCACTGACAACGACTGCCGCCTTGAG ATATGCACGGAGAAGAAGACCATCCTCTCCGTCGACGACATCCTGGCTCTCATCGGCGATCACTGCCACGGTGTCATCGGCCAG CTAACAGAGGACTGGGGGGAAGTGCTCTTCTCTGCCCTCAAGcgcgctggtgggacagcctTCAGCAATATGGCTGTCGGGTACAACAACGTTGACGTCGATGCTGCCAACAAGAACGGCATCGCCATCGGCAACACACCT GGGGTTCTTACTGAGACGACGGCGGAGCTGGCGGCGTCTCTGTCGGTGGCGGCTGCCCGGAGGATCGTTGAGGCCGACCAATTCATGAGGGCTGGCCTCTACGACGGATGGCTCCCGCACCT GTTTGTTGGGAACTTGCTCAAGGGGCAGACCGTTGGAGTGATTGGAGCTGGCCGCATCGGCTCAGCTTATGCAAGGATGATG ATTGAGGGCTTCAAGATGAACTTGATCTACTTTGATCTGTACCAGTCCACACGGCTCGAGAAATTCGTCACAG CATATGGCCAGTTCCTGAAAGCTAACGGTGAGCAGCCCGTGACATGGAAGAGGGCTTCCAGCATGGAGGAGGTCCTCAGGGAGGCCGATGTG ATAAGCCTGCACCCGGTGCTTGACAAGACGACGTACCACCTGATAAACCCAGAGCGGCTGGCGATGATGAAGAAGGAGGCAGTGCTGGTGAACGCGAGCCGTGGCCCGGTGATCGACGAGGTTGCACTGGTGGAGCACCTCAAGGCTAACCCCATGTTCCGTGTCGGCCTCGATGTTTTTGAGGATGAGCCTTACATGAAGCCAGGGCTGGCTGAGATGAAGAATGCCGTCGTCGTGCCTCACATTGCATCTGCGTCCAAG TGGACGCGTGAAGGGATGGCAACACTCGCTGCTCTGAACGTGCTT GGTAAGATCAAGGGGTACCCGGTGTGGGGGAACCCGAACGCGGTGGAGCCCTTCCTCGATGAGGAAGCGACGCCGCCTCCTGCCTGCCCAAGCATCGTTAACGCCAAGCAACTCG GCCTGCCATCCTCCAAGCTTTAG
- the LOC123406004 gene encoding SKP1-like protein 1, producing MAAAGDAGEKKMITLKSSDGEEFEVEEAVAMESQTIRHMIEDDCADNGIPLPNVNSKILSKVIEYCNKHVQAKPADAGAASDTASAAAAAAAPAAPAEDLKNWDAEFVKVDQATLFDLILAANYLNIKGLLDLTCQTVADMIKGKTPEEIRKTFNIKNDFTPEEEEEIRRENQWAFE from the exons ATGGCGGCCGCTGGAGACGCCGGCGAGAAGAAGATGATCACGCTCAAGAGCTCGGACGGCGAGGAGTTCGAGGTGGAGGAGGCGGTCGCCATGGAGTCGCAGACAATCCGCCACATGATCGAGGACGACTGCGCCGACAACGGCATCCCGCTCCCCAACGTCAACTCCAAGATCCTCTCCAAGGTCATCGAGTACTGCAACAAGCACGTCCAGGCAAAGCCCGCAGACGCCGGGGCCGCCTCCGACACcgcctctgccgccgccgccgccgccgcccccgcagcccccgcTGAGGACCTCAAGAACTGGGACGCAGAGTTCGTCAAGGTCGACCAGGCAACCCTCTTCGACCTCATCCTG GCTGCCAACTACCTCAACATCAAGGGGCTGCTGGACCTGACCTGTCAGACTGTTGCCGACATGATCAAGGGCAAAACCCCAGAGGAGATCCGCAAGACATTCAACATCAAGAATGACTTTAcacctgaggaggaggaggagatccgcagGGAGAACCAGTGGGCCTTTGAGTAG